From the genome of Cucumis sativus cultivar 9930 unplaced genomic scaffold, Cucumber_9930_V3 scaffold52, whole genome shotgun sequence, one region includes:
- the LOC116405964 gene encoding mediator of DNA damage checkpoint protein 1-like: protein MCSCFLIQMIEELGGSLTADGSTSTDVITGKVRKTLNFCIALFSGRVALHTNDDDYISKYRASLKAAGLRAKACPGALFEGYDVCISAHAQPPPKTLSLIVKSAGGNVIHELDKVNNVWKTIFVACEEDVEEALVVVEKGIWTFNVEWLMACIMRQEVDLEAPQFAESL, encoded by the exons ATGTGCAGTTGTTTTCTGATTCAGATGATTGAGGAGCTTGGTGGTTCTCTCACTGCTGATGGGAGTACAAGCACTGATGTCATTACAGGAAAAGTGcggaaaactctaaatttttgtattgctcTCTTTTCAGG ACGAGTTGCCTTACATACTAATGATGATGACTACATATCGAAGTATCGAGCCAGCCTAAAAGCTGCAGGTCTCAGGGCAAAAGCATGTCCTGGAGCTTTATTTGAAGGGTATGATGTTTGCATATCAGCTCACGCTCAACCACCACCTAAAACTCTATCCCTGATAGTCAAGTCAGCCGGTGGAAAT gtgatTCATGAGCTAGATAAAGTAAACAACGTATGGAAGACGATCTTTGTGGCTTGTGAGGAAGACGTGGAGGAAGCCTTGGTGGTcgtagaaaaagggatatggaCTTTCAACGTTGAATGGCTAATGGCATGTATAATGAGACAAGAAGTAGACCTGGAGGCCCCTCAATTTGCTGAGTCCCTATGA